One genomic segment of Candidatus Eremiobacterota bacterium includes these proteins:
- the glmM gene encoding phosphoglucosamine mutase — protein MKIKTSLKIGISGVRGIVGESLTPQLCAAMAQAFGTYVGGGTVILGRDSRTSGEMIKGAVLSGLLSVGCRPVDIGICPTPSIMIYTREARASGAIEITASHNPKEWNGLKFINSEGLFLNGIQVKEFLDIYHQGEFSLAGVDKQRPVKRVADPTKPHLEKLFSYFDVESIRKRRFKVAVDCANGAGAVLSRRFLEELGCTVAAINEIPDGAFAHPPEPLPENITELCRKVTAEEADVGFVQDADADRLAVVNEKGEPMGEDMTLVLAVRHILGQRRGTVVTNLSASRAIDDVAAEFGVPVVRTRIGEINVVERMCALGGEVAVGGEGNGGVIIPAIHPCRDSFTAMAVILEAMAKTSLTVSQLAEKAPAYCLVKAKIPGSREEASRLVRQLKKRYEGKALLNSDDGLKLDFPGYWLHVRPSNTEPIIRVFAEARTRAAAEDALGAFTREIEEIMAWK, from the coding sequence ATGAAAATCAAGACATCGCTGAAGATTGGCATATCAGGAGTGAGGGGTATCGTGGGCGAGAGCCTCACCCCGCAGCTCTGCGCTGCCATGGCACAGGCTTTCGGTACTTACGTGGGAGGGGGCACGGTAATTCTGGGCCGCGATTCACGGACTTCCGGGGAAATGATCAAAGGTGCCGTGCTCTCGGGGCTTCTTTCCGTGGGCTGCCGTCCTGTTGATATCGGCATCTGCCCCACGCCTTCCATCATGATATACACCAGGGAAGCGCGGGCTTCGGGAGCAATAGAGATAACGGCAAGCCACAATCCCAAGGAATGGAACGGCCTCAAATTCATCAACAGCGAGGGCCTCTTCCTGAACGGCATCCAGGTGAAGGAGTTTCTGGATATCTACCACCAGGGCGAGTTCTCCCTTGCAGGCGTCGATAAACAGCGTCCCGTGAAAAGAGTCGCCGATCCGACGAAACCCCACCTCGAGAAGCTCTTCTCCTATTTTGACGTGGAATCAATAAGGAAGCGGCGCTTCAAGGTAGCCGTGGACTGCGCGAACGGCGCAGGGGCCGTCCTCTCGAGGCGCTTCCTGGAGGAGCTGGGCTGCACCGTGGCGGCCATCAATGAGATCCCTGACGGCGCCTTCGCCCATCCCCCCGAGCCTCTCCCGGAGAATATCACCGAGCTGTGCAGGAAGGTCACCGCCGAGGAGGCCGACGTGGGCTTTGTTCAGGATGCCGATGCCGACAGGCTTGCCGTGGTCAACGAGAAAGGTGAGCCCATGGGTGAGGACATGACGCTGGTCCTTGCGGTCCGCCACATCCTCGGGCAGAGACGGGGCACGGTGGTGACCAACCTTTCGGCATCAAGGGCCATTGATGACGTGGCTGCTGAATTCGGGGTGCCTGTCGTGCGCACAAGGATAGGTGAAATAAATGTCGTCGAGCGGATGTGCGCTCTTGGCGGTGAAGTGGCCGTGGGAGGAGAGGGGAACGGCGGCGTCATCATCCCGGCCATCCATCCCTGCAGGGACAGCTTCACGGCCATGGCGGTAATTCTTGAAGCCATGGCAAAAACGTCCCTCACGGTCTCACAGCTTGCCGAGAAGGCTCCCGCATACTGCCTCGTGAAGGCAAAGATTCCCGGGAGCAGGGAAGAGGCCTCGCGCCTTGTCCGCCAGCTCAAAAAGCGTTATGAGGGAAAAGCCCTTCTCAATTCCGACGATGGCCTCAAGCTTGATTTCCCGGGATACTGGCTCCATGTTCGACCCTCGAACACCGAGCCCATCATAAGGGTTTTCGCCGAAGCGAGGACCCGGGCTGCTGCAGAAGATGCCCTGGGGGCTTTCACAAGGGAGATAGAGGAGATAATGGCATGGAAGTGA
- a CDS encoding alpha-amylase family glycosyl hydrolase: MDTRLLKGIHHDGSPLFVSSLAPSIGDEVTVRLRMPCAFVPEKVALRTSPDGEQEISPMHKAYDDRVSSWWEGTLKVHEKVNHYRFFLLHEGKVWWYTASGLAGATLPDSSDFRIVAGDQHPCWTDRAVFYQIFPDRFAKGEGFAVDGAYHYDGYTRIERSWGEAPLAHEQAGNVDFFGGNLKGITDRLDYLSDLGVSALYLNPIFTAPSNHKYDSIDYFSVDPSLGGDNAFADLMESARGRGMKVILDVALNHCGVLHLWFQEALRDPGAPSAEFFTFYRHPGEYEMWKGVKTLPKLNYRSEVLRGIMYRDDNSMVRKWMKPPYSIDGWRVDVANMLARQGEQQLGHEVGRELRCVIKGERPEAYLVGEHFFDGTSHLGGDELDASMNYQGFAFPFWSWLSHQELWWIKGFQEIKVKKLSTCDLLATWKQFMAAIPWITARRQFNFLSNHDTPRILHILEGNRRMAAMAAAVLFAYPGVPSVYYGDEIGLSGKRDPGCRECFPWNSEAWNGELRSLYQKLISLRRSSSALAEGGFEILHGGEDLFAFKRESLDEIVILVANRSPVPCMGLELEAGLHGISEHRLFNELPGGGSFRVKEGRLTIPSVPGESFLLLRSTS, from the coding sequence ATGGATACCAGGCTGCTCAAAGGAATTCATCATGACGGCTCGCCGCTCTTCGTCTCGTCCCTTGCCCCTTCCATAGGAGACGAGGTGACGGTGAGGCTTCGCATGCCCTGCGCCTTTGTACCGGAAAAGGTGGCACTCAGGACCTCCCCTGACGGGGAGCAGGAGATCTCCCCGATGCACAAGGCTTACGACGACAGAGTCTCCTCCTGGTGGGAGGGCACTCTGAAGGTCCATGAAAAGGTGAACCACTACCGCTTCTTTCTGCTCCACGAGGGGAAGGTGTGGTGGTACACTGCTTCAGGCCTTGCGGGGGCAACCCTGCCTGACAGCAGCGACTTCAGGATAGTGGCGGGCGATCAGCACCCCTGTTGGACAGACCGCGCCGTCTTTTACCAGATTTTTCCCGACCGTTTCGCCAAGGGCGAGGGTTTTGCCGTTGACGGTGCTTACCACTACGATGGCTACACCCGTATTGAAAGGTCCTGGGGCGAGGCACCTCTTGCCCATGAGCAGGCAGGAAACGTGGATTTTTTCGGGGGGAATCTGAAGGGGATCACCGACAGGCTTGACTACCTCTCTGACCTGGGAGTGAGCGCCCTTTACCTGAATCCCATTTTTACAGCTCCCAGCAATCACAAGTATGACTCCATAGATTACTTTTCCGTCGATCCCTCCCTGGGCGGTGACAATGCCTTCGCCGACCTTATGGAGAGCGCCCGTGGCCGCGGCATGAAGGTGATCCTGGATGTGGCCCTCAACCATTGCGGCGTGCTCCACCTCTGGTTCCAGGAGGCCCTCAGGGATCCCGGCGCTCCCAGTGCCGAGTTTTTCACCTTCTACCGGCATCCGGGGGAATATGAGATGTGGAAGGGAGTAAAGACCCTTCCCAAGCTCAATTACCGCAGCGAGGTCCTGCGGGGCATCATGTACCGCGACGACAACTCCATGGTGAGGAAATGGATGAAGCCGCCCTATTCCATCGACGGGTGGAGAGTAGACGTGGCCAACATGCTCGCGCGGCAGGGCGAGCAGCAGCTCGGCCACGAGGTGGGAAGGGAGCTGAGGTGTGTCATCAAGGGGGAGCGCCCTGAGGCGTATCTCGTGGGGGAGCACTTTTTCGACGGCACTTCCCATCTTGGCGGCGATGAGCTCGATGCCTCGATGAACTACCAGGGGTTTGCCTTCCCTTTCTGGAGCTGGCTCTCTCACCAGGAGCTCTGGTGGATCAAGGGCTTCCAGGAGATCAAGGTGAAAAAGCTCTCAACGTGTGACCTCCTTGCCACGTGGAAGCAGTTCATGGCAGCGATCCCCTGGATTACCGCAAGGAGGCAGTTTAATTTCCTGAGCAATCATGATACGCCAAGGATCCTTCATATCCTCGAGGGGAACAGGCGCATGGCCGCCATGGCAGCCGCCGTGCTTTTCGCCTATCCCGGAGTGCCCTCCGTCTATTACGGCGACGAGATAGGCCTCTCGGGGAAGCGTGATCCCGGCTGCAGGGAGTGCTTCCCATGGAACAGCGAGGCCTGGAACGGGGAGCTCAGAAGCCTTTACCAGAAGCTCATATCCCTCAGGCGCTCCTCTTCGGCCCTGGCGGAGGGCGGCTTCGAGATCCTCCATGGCGGTGAGGACCTTTTTGCCTTCAAGCGCGAATCCCTTGACGAAATTGTCATCCTGGTGGCAAACCGCTCCCCCGTGCCCTGCATGGGTCTTGAGCTTGAAGCGGGCCTTCACGGGATAAGCGAGCACCGCCTGTTTAACGAATTGCCGGGAGGAGGCTCTTTCAGGGTGAAAGAGGGCAGGCTCACCATTCCCTCCGTTCCCGGTGAAAGCTTTCTCCTTCTCAGGAGCACCTCATGA